Proteins encoded in a region of the Streptomyces liliiviolaceus genome:
- a CDS encoding NADPH:quinone oxidoreductase family protein, translating into MQAWQVHEIGEPGEVMRLAEVERPVPGDGQVLLKVRAANINFPDALMCRGQYQVRPPLPFTPGVEICGETEDGRRVMANPALPYGGFAEYAVADAAALLPAPEALDDAEAAALHIGYQTGWFGLHRRARLEAGETLLVHAAAGGVGSAAVQLGKAAGATVIGVVGGADKAAVARELGCDLVVDRRAEDVVAAVKEATGGRGADVIYDPVGGDAYTQSAKLVAFEGRIVVVGFASGTIPSPGLNHALVKNYSILGLHWGLYNTKDPKLVLRCHEQLTELAARGAIRPLVSERVPLTGAADAVQRVADGVTTGRVTVLPALGTASEGTHENGAVA; encoded by the coding sequence ATGCAGGCATGGCAAGTGCACGAGATCGGTGAGCCCGGCGAGGTGATGCGGCTCGCGGAGGTGGAGCGGCCCGTGCCCGGCGACGGCCAGGTCCTGCTCAAGGTGCGCGCGGCGAACATCAACTTCCCGGACGCCCTGATGTGCCGCGGGCAGTACCAGGTCAGGCCGCCGCTGCCGTTCACCCCCGGGGTGGAGATCTGCGGCGAGACCGAGGACGGCCGGCGGGTCATGGCCAACCCGGCGCTGCCGTACGGCGGCTTCGCCGAGTACGCCGTCGCGGACGCCGCGGCCCTGCTGCCCGCGCCCGAGGCGCTGGACGACGCCGAGGCGGCGGCCCTGCACATCGGCTACCAGACGGGCTGGTTCGGGCTGCACCGGCGGGCCCGCCTGGAGGCCGGCGAGACGCTGCTCGTCCACGCCGCCGCGGGAGGCGTCGGCAGCGCGGCGGTGCAGCTCGGCAAGGCGGCGGGAGCGACCGTCATCGGTGTCGTGGGCGGCGCGGACAAGGCCGCCGTCGCCCGCGAGCTGGGCTGCGACCTCGTCGTGGACCGGCGCGCCGAGGACGTCGTCGCCGCCGTCAAGGAGGCCACCGGCGGCCGGGGCGCCGACGTGATCTACGACCCCGTCGGCGGGGACGCCTACACGCAGTCCGCCAAGCTCGTCGCCTTCGAGGGCCGGATCGTGGTCGTCGGCTTCGCGAGCGGCACGATCCCCAGCCCGGGGCTCAACCACGCCCTCGTGAAGAACTACTCGATCCTCGGACTGCACTGGGGCCTCTACAACACCAAGGACCCGAAGCTGGTCCTGCGCTGCCACGAGCAGCTCACCGAACTGGCCGCCCGAGGGGCGATCAGGCCGCTCGTCAGCGAGCGCGTGCCCCTGACCGGTGCCGCCGACGCCGTCCAGCGGGTCGCCGACGGCGTCACCACGGGCCGCGTCACCGTGCTGCCCGCCCTCGGAACCGCCTCCGAGGGCACGCACGAGAACGGAGCCGTGGCATGA
- a CDS encoding helix-turn-helix domain-containing protein codes for MSEHKGHKDHEEPGESGEQGDRDTEGVLAEVGPRLRRVRKERGATLAGLSTATGISVSTLSRLESGLRKPSLELLLPIARAHQVPLDELVGAPQVGDPRVRAAKPIVMHGRTHWPLTRQPGGLQAYKVLEPKRKDEPEPRTHEGYEWLYVLSGRLRLVLGEHDVVLGAGEAAEFDTRVPHWFGSTGEGPVEFLSLFGRQGERMHVRARPKRGGGQAG; via the coding sequence ATGAGCGAGCACAAGGGCCACAAGGATCACGAGGAGCCGGGGGAGTCAGGAGAGCAGGGCGACCGTGACACGGAAGGCGTCCTCGCGGAGGTCGGGCCCCGGCTGCGGCGCGTCCGCAAGGAGCGCGGTGCCACCCTCGCGGGCCTGTCCACCGCCACCGGCATCTCCGTGAGCACCCTCTCCCGCCTGGAGTCCGGCCTGCGCAAGCCCAGCCTGGAACTGCTGCTGCCCATCGCCCGGGCCCACCAGGTGCCCCTCGACGAGCTCGTCGGAGCGCCGCAGGTCGGCGACCCGCGCGTCCGGGCGGCCAAGCCGATCGTCATGCACGGCCGGACGCACTGGCCGCTGACCCGCCAGCCCGGCGGCCTGCAGGCCTACAAGGTGCTGGAGCCGAAGCGCAAGGACGAGCCGGAGCCGCGTACGCACGAGGGCTACGAGTGGCTGTACGTGCTCTCCGGGCGGCTGCGCCTGGTGCTCGGCGAGCACGACGTCGTACTCGGGGCCGGGGAGGCGGCCGAGTTCGACACCCGCGTGCCGCACTGGTTCGGGTCAACGGGGGAGGGGCCGGTCGAGTTCCTGAGCCTCTTCGGCCGGCAGGGGGAGCGGATGCACGTCCGGGCGCGCCCGAAACGCGGTGGCGGCCAGGCCGGCTGA
- a CDS encoding NAD(P)/FAD-dependent oxidoreductase has product MTGTYEVIVVGGGAAGLSAALVLGRARRSVLVIDGGEPRNAPAAHMQGYLTRDGMSPAEFLAVGREEIARYGVELVRDLAVDVARDADGEFDVTLGTGRAVHGRRLVVATGLADELPSVPGVAERFGRDVLHCPYCHGWEVRDQAFGVLATTPMGVHQALMVSQWSKDVTLFLHTVAEEELADADLRRLAAAGVAVVPGEVVGLDVVDDRLTGVRLADGTAHARSVLFVAPRAVPRTGLLEQLGADLQETPFGSYAVVDPTGLTSVPGVWAAGNAIGFGEQVVNAASGGYRAGATINGELLFADLDAAVGV; this is encoded by the coding sequence ATGACCGGTACGTACGAAGTGATCGTCGTCGGCGGGGGCGCGGCCGGGCTGTCCGCGGCGCTCGTCCTGGGGCGGGCACGCCGGAGTGTGCTCGTGATCGACGGGGGCGAGCCGCGCAACGCGCCCGCCGCCCACATGCAGGGCTATCTGACCCGGGACGGCATGTCACCGGCCGAGTTCCTGGCCGTGGGGCGCGAGGAGATCGCGCGGTACGGCGTCGAGCTCGTCCGGGACCTCGCGGTGGACGTGGCACGGGACGCGGACGGCGAGTTCGACGTGACGCTCGGCACGGGGCGCGCGGTGCACGGGCGCCGGCTGGTGGTCGCCACCGGCCTCGCGGACGAGCTGCCGTCCGTGCCGGGGGTCGCCGAGCGCTTCGGCCGGGACGTCCTGCACTGTCCGTACTGCCACGGCTGGGAGGTGCGGGACCAGGCCTTCGGCGTGCTGGCGACGACCCCGATGGGCGTACACCAGGCGCTGATGGTCTCCCAGTGGTCCAAGGACGTGACCCTGTTCCTGCACACGGTCGCGGAGGAGGAGCTGGCGGACGCGGATCTGCGCAGGCTCGCGGCGGCCGGGGTCGCCGTGGTGCCCGGCGAGGTCGTGGGACTCGACGTCGTCGACGACCGGCTCACGGGGGTCCGGCTGGCGGACGGTACGGCCCACGCGCGCTCGGTGCTGTTCGTGGCGCCCCGGGCGGTCCCCCGCACCGGCCTGCTGGAACAGCTGGGCGCCGACCTCCAGGAGACCCCGTTCGGCTCGTACGCCGTGGTCGACCCGACGGGCCTGACCAGCGTGCCCGGCGTCTGGGCGGCGGGCAACGCGATCGGCTTCGGCGAGCAGGTCGTGAACGCGGCGAGCGGCGGCTACCGCGCCGGAGCCACGATCAACGGAGAACTGCTGTTCGCGGACCTGGACGCGGCGGTGGGGGTGTAG
- a CDS encoding ATP-dependent DNA ligase produces MLLSRLADVSQEVAATSARSRKVALLAELFRDAEADDVPIVIPYLAGRLPQGRLGVGWKLLGASVPPAGEPTLTVREVDGRLTALGAVSGTGSQAERARLVGELMGAATEPEQRFLRALIGGEVRQGALDAVAVEGLARATDAPSADVRRAVMLAGSLQTVAERLLADGPEALEAFRLTVGRPVLPMLAHSAPSVAEALDKLGACVVEEKLDGIRVQVHRDGDEVRVYTRTLDDITDRLPEITHAARELKVERFILDGEVIALDDDGRPRPFQETAGRVGSRVDVATAAEAVPVSPVFFDALSMDGRDLLDLPFTERHAELARLVPEPMRVRRLLVPDPADESARAAAERFGTDTLARGHEGVVLKSLDAPYSAGRRGASWLKVKPVHTLDLVVLAAEWGSGRRTGKLSNLHLGARRPDGTFAMLGKTFKGLTDVMLAWQTERLQELAVAPVEESGYVVTVRPELVVEIAYDGLQRSTRYPAGVALRFARVVRYREDKTPEEADTVDTVLAAHPGVAA; encoded by the coding sequence ATGTTGCTGTCCCGGCTCGCCGACGTGTCCCAGGAGGTCGCCGCCACCTCGGCGCGGTCCCGGAAGGTCGCTCTGCTCGCGGAGCTGTTCCGGGACGCGGAGGCGGACGACGTGCCGATCGTCATCCCGTATCTGGCGGGTCGCCTGCCCCAGGGTCGGCTCGGCGTCGGCTGGAAACTCCTCGGCGCGTCCGTCCCGCCCGCCGGGGAGCCCACGCTGACCGTGCGGGAGGTGGACGGCCGGCTGACCGCTCTCGGCGCCGTCTCCGGCACCGGTTCGCAGGCGGAACGGGCGCGGCTCGTCGGGGAGTTGATGGGCGCGGCCACCGAGCCGGAGCAGAGGTTCCTGCGCGCGCTGATCGGCGGTGAGGTACGGCAGGGCGCGCTCGACGCCGTCGCGGTCGAAGGGCTCGCCCGGGCGACGGACGCACCCTCCGCCGACGTACGCAGGGCCGTGATGCTGGCGGGTTCGCTGCAGACCGTGGCCGAGCGGCTGCTGGCCGACGGACCGGAGGCGCTGGAGGCGTTCCGGCTCACCGTCGGCCGGCCCGTACTGCCGATGCTGGCGCACAGCGCCCCCTCCGTCGCCGAGGCGCTCGACAAGCTCGGCGCCTGCGTGGTGGAGGAGAAGCTCGACGGCATCCGCGTCCAGGTGCACCGCGACGGCGACGAGGTACGCGTCTACACGCGCACCCTCGACGACATCACCGACCGGCTGCCCGAGATCACGCACGCCGCACGGGAGTTGAAGGTCGAACGCTTCATCCTCGACGGCGAGGTCATCGCGCTCGACGACGACGGACGGCCCCGGCCCTTCCAGGAGACCGCGGGCCGCGTGGGCTCCCGGGTGGACGTGGCGACCGCCGCCGAGGCCGTACCCGTCTCCCCCGTCTTCTTCGACGCCCTGTCCATGGACGGCCGGGACCTGCTGGACCTGCCGTTCACCGAACGCCACGCGGAGCTGGCCCGGCTGGTCCCCGAGCCGATGCGCGTACGGCGTCTGCTCGTACCGGACCCCGCGGACGAGTCGGCGCGGGCCGCCGCCGAGCGGTTCGGCACCGACACGCTCGCGCGCGGCCACGAGGGCGTCGTCCTCAAGTCCCTGGACGCCCCCTACAGCGCGGGCCGGCGCGGAGCCTCCTGGCTGAAGGTCAAGCCCGTCCACACGCTCGACCTGGTCGTGCTGGCCGCCGAGTGGGGCAGCGGGCGGCGCACCGGCAAGCTCTCCAACCTGCATCTGGGCGCCCGCAGACCGGACGGCACCTTCGCCATGCTGGGCAAGACGTTCAAGGGCCTCACCGACGTGATGCTGGCCTGGCAGACCGAGCGGCTCCAGGAACTCGCCGTCGCCCCCGTCGAGGAGAGCGGCTACGTGGTGACCGTCCGCCCGGAACTGGTCGTGGAGATCGCGTACGACGGTCTCCAGCGCTCCACGCGCTATCCGGCGGGCGTCGCCCTGCGTTTCGCCCGGGTCGTGCGCTACCGCGAGGACAAGACACCCGAGGAGGCGGACACCGTCGACACGGTGCTCGCCGCACACCCGGGGGTGGCCGCATGA
- a CDS encoding NUDIX domain-containing protein: protein MTPAAAAKRSAGLLLFRRTGRTDRGDHGIEVLLGHMGGPFFARRDAGAWTVPKGEYEPDEPAWDAARREFQEELGLPPPDGEPVPLGEVTQTNGKIVTVWAVEADLDPAAVVPGTFTMEWPRGSGHVQEFPELDRVEWLDPGRARAVLVKAQTEFLDRLEAHMR, encoded by the coding sequence ATGACCCCGGCCGCCGCCGCGAAGCGCAGCGCGGGCCTGCTCCTGTTCCGCCGCACCGGCCGGACGGACCGGGGCGACCACGGCATCGAGGTGCTGCTGGGCCACATGGGCGGCCCGTTCTTCGCGCGGCGCGACGCCGGGGCGTGGACGGTGCCGAAGGGCGAGTACGAGCCCGACGAGCCGGCCTGGGACGCCGCCCGCCGGGAGTTCCAGGAGGAACTGGGCCTGCCACCGCCCGACGGCGAACCCGTCCCTCTCGGCGAGGTCACCCAGACGAACGGCAAGATCGTCACGGTCTGGGCCGTCGAGGCGGACCTGGACCCGGCGGCCGTGGTCCCCGGCACCTTCACCATGGAGTGGCCCCGCGGATCGGGCCACGTCCAGGAGTTCCCGGAACTGGACCGCGTGGAGTGGCTGGACCCGGGCCGCGCCAGAGCGGTCCTGGTCAAGGCCCAGACGGAGTTCCTGGATCGTCTGGAAGCACATATGCGCTGA
- a CDS encoding NADP-dependent succinic semialdehyde dehydrogenase, with translation MPIATVNPATGETLKTYDALGKSEIEHRLATAEAAFKTHRTTSFEERARLMRRAADLLEADAPDIGRTMTTEMGKPVKQARAEAAKCAKAMRWYADHAEELLADEEGAKGDAEDSGASRVLVRYRPLGPVLAVMPWNFPLWQVIRFAAPALMAGNVGLLKHASNVPQTALYLEDLFRRAGFAEGCFQTLLIGSGAVEDILRDPRIKAATLTGSEPAGRAVASVAGDEVKKTVLELGGSDPYVVMPSADLDKAAKTAVTARVQNNGQSCIAAKRFIVHTDVFDAFAERFTEAMKALTVGDPLDEGSDVGPIATEQGRDDLTELVDDAVEGGATVLCGGERPDGDGWYYPPTVLADITPEMRIHHEEAFGPVATLYRAADLDEAITIANDTPFGLSSNVWTRDEAETDRFVRDLEAGGVFFNGMTASHPAFPFGGVKRSGYGRELSGHGIREFCNITTVWHGA, from the coding sequence ATGCCCATCGCAACCGTGAACCCGGCAACAGGCGAAACCCTGAAAACCTACGACGCCCTCGGCAAGAGCGAGATCGAACACCGCCTCGCCACCGCGGAAGCCGCGTTCAAGACACACCGCACCACCTCGTTCGAGGAGCGCGCCCGGCTGATGCGCCGCGCGGCGGACCTCCTGGAGGCCGACGCACCGGACATCGGCCGGACGATGACCACCGAGATGGGCAAACCGGTCAAGCAGGCTCGCGCCGAAGCCGCGAAGTGCGCGAAGGCGATGCGCTGGTACGCCGACCACGCAGAGGAACTCCTCGCCGACGAGGAGGGCGCGAAGGGCGACGCGGAGGACTCCGGCGCCTCCCGTGTCCTCGTGCGCTACCGCCCGCTCGGCCCGGTCCTCGCCGTCATGCCGTGGAACTTCCCGCTCTGGCAGGTGATCCGCTTCGCCGCGCCCGCGCTGATGGCGGGCAACGTCGGTCTGCTCAAGCACGCCTCGAACGTCCCGCAGACCGCCCTCTACCTGGAGGACCTGTTCCGCCGGGCGGGTTTCGCGGAGGGCTGTTTCCAGACGCTGCTCATCGGCTCGGGCGCCGTCGAGGACATCCTGCGCGACCCGCGGATCAAGGCGGCCACCCTGACCGGCAGCGAACCGGCGGGCCGCGCGGTCGCCTCGGTCGCCGGGGACGAGGTCAAGAAGACCGTCCTGGAACTGGGCGGCAGCGACCCGTACGTGGTCATGCCGTCGGCGGACCTCGACAAGGCGGCGAAGACGGCGGTGACGGCCCGGGTGCAGAACAACGGCCAGTCCTGCATCGCCGCCAAGCGGTTCATCGTCCACACGGACGTCTTCGACGCCTTCGCCGAACGCTTCACCGAGGCCATGAAGGCCCTCACGGTGGGCGACCCGCTGGACGAGGGCTCGGACGTCGGCCCCATCGCCACCGAGCAGGGCCGTGACGACCTGACGGAACTCGTCGACGACGCCGTCGAGGGCGGCGCGACCGTGCTGTGCGGCGGCGAACGGCCGGACGGGGACGGCTGGTACTACCCGCCGACCGTCCTCGCCGACATCACGCCCGAGATGCGTATCCACCACGAGGAGGCGTTCGGCCCGGTCGCCACGCTCTACCGTGCCGCCGACCTCGACGAGGCGATCACCATCGCCAACGACACACCGTTCGGGCTGAGTTCCAACGTCTGGACCCGCGACGAGGCCGAGACCGACCGTTTCGTACGCGATCTGGAGGCCGGCGGGGTCTTCTTCAACGGGATGACCGCGTCCCATCCGGCGTTCCCGTTCGGCGGAGTCAAGCGGTCCGGTTACGGGCGCGAACTGTCGGGCCACGGAATCCGAGAGTTCTGCAACATCACCACCGTATGGCACGGAGCGTGA
- a CDS encoding DUF6213 family protein: MNREVTLPLIVDDRGTLQVAAADVSKLLRTMGGRWLHLVEAGEDGLDEDTVAALTIELAKLADRIDVACIAHSSGGASG; encoded by the coding sequence GTGAACCGCGAAGTGACCCTGCCCCTGATCGTCGACGACCGCGGGACCCTGCAGGTGGCTGCCGCCGATGTGAGCAAGCTGCTGCGCACGATGGGTGGGCGGTGGCTGCATCTCGTGGAGGCCGGGGAGGACGGGCTCGACGAGGACACGGTTGCCGCGCTCACCATCGAGCTGGCGAAGCTTGCCGACCGCATCGATGTGGCGTGCATTGCGCACAGCAGTGGGGGAGCCTCCGGCTGA
- a CDS encoding type III polyketide synthase gives MATLCRPAVSVPEYVITMEETLELARSRHPDHPQLPLALRLIENTGVRTRHIVQPIEETLKHPGFEERNKVYTAEAKSRVPAVVQRALDDAEVLATDIDVIIYVSCTGFMMPSMTAWLINAMGFNSDTRQIPIAQLGCAAGGAAINRAHDFCTAYPESNALIVACEFCSLCYQPTDLGVGSLLCNGLFGDGIAAAVVRGQGGEGIKLERNGSYLIPKTEDWIMYDVRATGFHFLLDKRVPATMEPLAPALHNLAGLHGWDASDLDFYIIHAGGPRILDDLSKFLQVAPEAFRFSRATLTEYGNIASAVVLDALRRLFDEGGSHHTARGLLAGFGPGITAEMALGRWHRTSEKTA, from the coding sequence ATGGCGACTTTGTGCAGACCCGCGGTCTCTGTTCCGGAATACGTGATCACGATGGAGGAGACGCTTGAGCTGGCGCGCTCCCGCCACCCCGATCACCCCCAACTGCCGCTCGCGCTGCGGCTGATCGAGAACACCGGTGTACGCACCCGGCACATCGTGCAGCCCATCGAGGAGACCCTGAAGCACCCCGGCTTCGAGGAACGCAACAAGGTGTACACGGCCGAGGCGAAGTCCCGTGTGCCGGCCGTCGTCCAGCGCGCGCTCGACGACGCGGAGGTCCTGGCCACCGACATCGACGTGATCATCTACGTCTCGTGCACGGGCTTCATGATGCCGTCGATGACGGCCTGGCTGATCAACGCCATGGGGTTCAACAGCGACACCCGTCAGATACCCATAGCGCAGCTGGGCTGCGCCGCCGGGGGCGCCGCGATCAACCGGGCGCACGACTTCTGCACGGCCTACCCCGAGTCCAACGCGCTCATCGTGGCCTGCGAGTTCTGCTCGCTGTGCTACCAGCCCACCGACCTCGGTGTCGGCTCGCTGCTGTGCAACGGCCTGTTCGGCGACGGGATCGCCGCCGCGGTGGTCCGCGGACAGGGCGGCGAGGGCATCAAGCTGGAGCGCAACGGCTCGTACCTGATCCCCAAGACCGAGGACTGGATCATGTACGACGTGCGGGCCACCGGCTTCCACTTCCTGCTGGACAAGCGGGTGCCGGCCACCATGGAACCGCTCGCCCCCGCCCTGCACAACCTGGCCGGGCTGCACGGCTGGGACGCCTCCGACCTGGACTTCTACATCATCCACGCCGGGGGCCCGCGCATCCTCGACGACCTCAGCAAGTTCCTCCAAGTGGCACCGGAGGCCTTCCGGTTCAGCCGGGCGACGCTCACCGAGTACGGGAACATCGCCAGCGCCGTCGTCCTGGACGCACTGCGCAGGCTGTTCGACGAGGGGGGCTCCCATCACACGGCGCGCGGACTGCTCGCCGGCTTCGGGCCGGGGATCACCGCCGAGATGGCGCTGGGCCGCTGGCACCGTACGAGCGAAAAGACGGCGTGA
- a CDS encoding cytochrome P450 yields MTSDLTVNQETAAAPPVRHWPALDLTGVDFDPVLSELMREGPINRIQLPNGEGWAWLVTRYDDVRLVTNDPRFSRAKVLGRQVTRLAPHFIPAPGAMSFVDKPDHARLRRAVNAAFTSRGVERLRANAQRTLDTMVDEMLRDGPPADLIDRVLAPFPMTVICELMGVPADDRQTLHTWTQSILSSSKGAQASERAKRDMEVYFAKLIAERRGATGEDVTSLLGAAVGRGDITEEEAVALAGPIQIGGEAVTNNTGQMLYILLTRPALFDRLRDEPALRPQALDELLRYIPHRNAVGLSRIATEDVVLHGVRIRKDDPIYVSYLAANRDPDVFPDPDRIDFDRAANPHVAFGHGPHYCVGGMLARLESELMVNTLLDRIPTLRLSVSADEVPWRRGALIRGPEALPVTW; encoded by the coding sequence ATGACCTCTGACCTGACCGTGAACCAAGAGACCGCGGCAGCACCCCCGGTACGCCACTGGCCCGCCCTGGACCTGACCGGGGTCGACTTCGACCCCGTCCTGTCCGAGCTGATGCGCGAGGGCCCCATCAACCGGATCCAGCTGCCCAACGGCGAGGGCTGGGCCTGGCTGGTCACGCGCTACGACGACGTACGGCTGGTGACCAACGACCCCCGGTTCAGCCGGGCGAAGGTGCTCGGCCGGCAGGTCACCCGGCTGGCACCGCACTTCATCCCGGCGCCGGGCGCGATGAGCTTCGTCGACAAGCCCGACCACGCCCGGCTGCGCAGGGCGGTGAACGCGGCGTTCACCTCGCGCGGTGTCGAACGCCTGCGGGCGAACGCCCAGCGGACCCTCGACACCATGGTCGACGAGATGCTCCGGGACGGTCCCCCGGCCGATCTGATCGACCGGGTACTGGCCCCCTTCCCCATGACCGTCATCTGCGAGCTGATGGGGGTCCCCGCCGACGACCGGCAGACCCTGCACACCTGGACGCAGTCGATCCTCTCCTCCAGCAAGGGCGCCCAGGCCAGCGAGCGCGCCAAGCGGGACATGGAGGTGTACTTCGCCAAGCTGATCGCCGAGCGGCGCGGCGCCACCGGTGAGGACGTCACCTCGCTGCTCGGCGCGGCGGTCGGCCGGGGCGACATCACCGAGGAGGAGGCGGTGGCGCTCGCGGGTCCGATCCAGATCGGCGGCGAGGCCGTCACCAACAACACCGGGCAGATGCTCTACATCCTGCTGACCAGGCCGGCGCTGTTCGACCGGCTGCGCGACGAGCCGGCGCTGCGCCCGCAGGCCCTCGACGAGCTGCTGCGGTACATCCCGCACCGCAACGCCGTCGGGCTCTCCCGGATCGCCACGGAGGACGTCGTCCTGCACGGCGTACGGATCAGGAAGGACGACCCCATCTACGTGTCCTACCTGGCCGCCAACCGGGACCCGGACGTCTTCCCCGACCCCGACCGGATCGACTTCGACCGCGCCGCCAACCCGCATGTGGCGTTCGGGCACGGGCCGCACTACTGCGTGGGCGGCATGCTCGCCCGCCTGGAGTCGGAGCTGATGGTGAACACGCTCCTGGACCGGATTCCGACGCTGCGGCTGTCCGTCTCGGCGGACGAGGTGCCGTGGCGGCGCGGCGCGCTGATCCGCGGGCCCGAGGCCCTGCCCGTCACCTGGTGA
- a CDS encoding cupin domain-containing protein — MTALTPPEGLLVPPGHGRTVRTPAQHVTFKVTGTHSRAASSFEVVVPPGFDVGAHVHARSEELFYVLEGELDVLAFEPSVRTPDNWQRWQSGSGNRVVRATPGTVIVVPPGCPHAFANPTDSPAKMFFQASPPPDHERYFDELLRILDAGGSPDVAAIAELRSRYDIEQLTPLRHG; from the coding sequence GTGACCGCGCTCACGCCGCCCGAGGGTCTGCTGGTGCCACCGGGGCACGGCCGTACGGTACGCACGCCGGCCCAGCACGTGACCTTCAAGGTGACCGGTACGCACTCCCGGGCGGCGTCCAGCTTCGAGGTGGTCGTGCCGCCCGGCTTCGACGTCGGCGCGCACGTCCACGCGCGCAGCGAGGAGCTGTTCTACGTCCTCGAAGGCGAGCTGGACGTGCTCGCCTTCGAGCCGTCGGTCCGCACGCCCGACAACTGGCAGCGCTGGCAGTCGGGTTCGGGCAACCGGGTGGTGCGGGCGACGCCGGGGACGGTGATCGTCGTGCCGCCGGGCTGTCCGCACGCGTTCGCGAACCCGACGGACAGTCCGGCGAAGATGTTCTTCCAGGCGTCGCCGCCACCGGATCACGAACGGTACTTCGACGAGCTGCTCCGCATTCTTGACGCGGGGGGTTCGCCGGACGTGGCGGCGATCGCGGAGCTGCGGTCGCGGTACGACATCGAGCAGCTGACGCCGTTGCGCCACGGGTAG
- a CDS encoding acyl-CoA dehydrogenase family protein, with the protein MAEFTMELNDEQKEVRDWIHGFAADVIRPAAAEWDEREETPWPVIQEAAKVGIYSLDFYAQQYFDPTGLGIPMAMEELFWGDAGIALSIVGTGLAAVGVLANGTEEQIGTWIPQMYGDANDVKVAAFCSSEPDAGSDVASMRTRAVYDEAKDEWVINGTKTWATNGGIANVHVVVAVVDSELGSKGHASFIVPLGTPGLSQGQKFKKHGIRASHTAEVVLENVRVPGSCLLGGKEKLDERLARARERAKAGGGERLKNAAMATFEASRPAVGAMAVGTARAAYEVALDYAKTREQFGRPIIDNQGVAFQLADMRTSIDAARLLVWRASWMAVSGKQFTSAEGSMSKLFASETAKKVTGQAIQILGGNGYTREYPVERMHRDAAIYTIFEGTSEIQRLVIARTLSGMPIR; encoded by the coding sequence ATGGCCGAGTTCACCATGGAGCTCAACGACGAACAGAAGGAGGTGCGGGACTGGATCCACGGCTTCGCCGCCGATGTGATCCGCCCCGCGGCCGCCGAATGGGACGAGCGGGAAGAGACTCCCTGGCCGGTCATCCAGGAGGCCGCGAAGGTCGGCATCTACTCCCTGGACTTCTACGCCCAGCAGTACTTCGACCCCACCGGCCTCGGCATCCCCATGGCCATGGAGGAACTGTTCTGGGGCGACGCGGGCATCGCCCTGTCGATCGTCGGCACCGGCCTCGCCGCGGTGGGCGTCCTCGCCAACGGCACCGAGGAGCAGATCGGCACCTGGATCCCCCAGATGTACGGCGACGCCAACGACGTCAAGGTCGCCGCCTTCTGCTCCTCCGAGCCCGACGCCGGCTCCGACGTCGCCTCGATGCGTACGCGGGCCGTGTACGACGAGGCCAAGGACGAGTGGGTCATCAACGGCACGAAGACCTGGGCGACCAACGGCGGCATCGCCAACGTGCACGTGGTCGTCGCGGTCGTGGACTCCGAACTGGGCTCCAAGGGCCACGCGTCCTTCATCGTCCCGCTGGGCACGCCCGGTCTGTCGCAGGGGCAGAAGTTCAAGAAGCACGGCATCCGCGCCTCGCACACCGCCGAGGTCGTCCTGGAGAACGTCCGCGTTCCCGGCTCCTGCCTGCTCGGCGGCAAGGAGAAGCTCGACGAGCGCCTCGCGCGGGCCCGTGAGCGGGCCAAGGCGGGGGGCGGCGAGCGCCTGAAGAACGCGGCGATGGCCACGTTCGAGGCCTCCCGCCCGGCCGTCGGCGCCATGGCGGTCGGCACCGCGCGGGCCGCGTACGAGGTGGCCCTCGACTACGCGAAGACGCGCGAGCAGTTCGGGCGGCCGATCATCGACAACCAGGGCGTCGCCTTCCAGCTCGCCGACATGCGTACGTCGATCGACGCGGCGCGGCTGCTGGTGTGGCGGGCGTCCTGGATGGCGGTGAGCGGGAAGCAGTTCACGTCCGCGGAGGGGTCGATGTCCAAGCTCTTCGCGAGCGAGACGGCGAAGAAGGTGACCGGGCAGGCGATCCAGATCCTCGGCGGGAACGGGTACACGCGCGAGTATCCCGTCGAGCGGATGCACCGGGACGCGGCGATCTACACGATCTTCGAGGGCACGAGTGAGATCCAGCGGCTGGTGATCGCCCGCACGCTGTCCGGCATGCCGATCCGGTGA